From the Microbacterium sp. W4I4 genome, one window contains:
- a CDS encoding TetR/AcrR family transcriptional regulator, with protein sequence MPRPRSEKARQSVLSSMRRALTAEGYAAVTIEGLAAEAGVAKQTIYRWWPSKAAILGEALLEGSVPGADAEVPMTDDLAADLRVWFSLLSDQQGNAANVELARALIAVTATDAELGAALNERLAAPIRDWVTRRIELAVEAGEVRPDTDAEVVADQLVAIASYAALLGRPLGKRRVEETVRVMMRGIGTA encoded by the coding sequence GTGCCTCGTCCCCGCAGTGAGAAAGCTCGTCAGTCCGTCCTGTCGTCGATGCGCCGCGCGCTCACGGCAGAGGGCTACGCGGCAGTGACGATCGAGGGTCTTGCGGCTGAGGCCGGCGTCGCCAAGCAGACCATCTACCGCTGGTGGCCGTCGAAGGCGGCGATCCTCGGCGAAGCGCTGCTGGAGGGTTCCGTTCCCGGAGCGGATGCCGAGGTGCCGATGACCGACGACCTGGCCGCTGACCTGCGCGTGTGGTTCTCGCTGCTGTCCGATCAGCAGGGCAACGCTGCCAACGTCGAACTCGCGCGTGCGCTGATCGCGGTGACCGCGACGGATGCCGAACTCGGCGCCGCCCTGAACGAGCGCCTTGCGGCGCCGATCCGCGACTGGGTCACCCGCCGGATCGAGCTCGCCGTCGAAGCCGGCGAGGTGCGGCCGGACACGGATGCCGAGGTCGTCGCCGACCAGCTCGTCGCGATCGCCAGCTACGCGGCTCTGCTGGGCAGGCCGCTGGGGAAGAGGCGCGTCGAGGAGACCGTGCGGGTGATGATGCGGGGAATCGGAACAGCCTGA
- a CDS encoding helix-turn-helix transcriptional regulator produces MDRQALADFLRRHREQLQPGDVGLSTGVRRRAPGLRREEVAQLALMSTDYYTRLEQQRGPQPSTQMLASIARALRLTADERDYLYRMAGHAVPDRIAASEHVAPALQRVFARLTDTPALIISNLGETLLQNALAAALLGDHVGAAGLERYEPYRWFMHPDEARSHYPREDHARNSRAQVAGLRAAYATTGARSQTGMLVAELSRHSSEFRELWERQEVAQRFADHKILLHPEVGAIEVDCQVLFTEDRGQALLVLTPAPRSEAEEKLRLLSVLGAQRFSAPAERP; encoded by the coding sequence ATGGACCGTCAAGCACTCGCCGACTTCCTGCGTCGGCACCGCGAGCAGCTGCAGCCCGGAGACGTCGGACTGTCCACCGGCGTGCGCCGACGCGCACCGGGCCTGCGCCGCGAAGAGGTCGCGCAGTTGGCCCTGATGTCCACCGACTACTACACGCGGCTCGAGCAGCAGCGGGGTCCGCAGCCCAGCACGCAGATGCTCGCCTCGATCGCCCGCGCGCTGCGACTCACCGCCGACGAGCGCGATTACCTGTACCGGATGGCCGGGCACGCGGTGCCCGATCGCATCGCCGCATCCGAACACGTCGCGCCCGCCCTGCAGCGCGTGTTCGCCCGACTGACCGACACGCCCGCACTGATCATCTCGAACCTCGGCGAGACGCTGCTGCAGAACGCGCTGGCCGCCGCGCTCCTCGGCGACCACGTCGGCGCTGCGGGACTTGAGCGCTACGAGCCCTACCGCTGGTTCATGCATCCCGACGAGGCCCGATCCCACTATCCGCGCGAGGACCACGCCCGCAACAGCCGCGCACAGGTCGCCGGGCTCCGCGCGGCCTACGCCACGACGGGCGCGCGATCGCAGACCGGGATGCTGGTGGCCGAACTATCACGGCACAGCTCGGAGTTCCGCGAGCTGTGGGAGCGGCAGGAGGTCGCCCAGCGCTTCGCGGACCACAAGATCCTGCTGCACCCCGAGGTCGGCGCGATCGAAGTCGACTGCCAGGTGCTGTTCACCGAGGACCGCGGGCAGGCACTGCTCGTCCTGACCCCCGCCCCGCGCAGCGAGGCGGAGGAGAAGCTCCGACTGCTCAGTGTGCTCGGCGCGCAGCGCTTCAGCGCGCCCGCCGAGCGGCCCTGA
- a CDS encoding DUF4188 domain-containing protein has translation MSQVVTGRMTHQHEGELVVFHIGMQINRWWRPDLWLPAFLAMPRMLRELSTDKESGFLGYELLFGRGGPYVVQYWSSIDQLYAYASAPSQEHRPAWTAFNRAAHKAPGAVGVWHETFPRRASRERLRVDPVDGTGRCDGARGGRTPRRPRPAALRERAHRRFSILTPAGCGTPSPASGRTRPHRHPSEPAPVRTRTRPHRHPSAPAPVRTRTRPHRWKT, from the coding sequence ATGTCTCAAGTCGTCACGGGTCGAATGACCCACCAGCACGAGGGCGAACTCGTCGTCTTCCACATCGGAATGCAGATCAATCGCTGGTGGCGGCCCGATCTGTGGCTGCCGGCGTTCCTCGCCATGCCCCGGATGCTGCGCGAGCTGTCCACCGACAAGGAGTCCGGCTTCCTCGGGTACGAACTCCTCTTCGGCCGGGGCGGCCCGTACGTCGTGCAGTACTGGTCGTCCATCGACCAGCTGTACGCGTACGCCTCGGCACCCTCGCAGGAGCACCGGCCGGCATGGACCGCGTTCAACCGGGCCGCCCACAAGGCGCCCGGAGCCGTCGGGGTCTGGCACGAGACGTTTCCTCGTCGAGCGAGCCGAGAGCGTCTACGTGTCGACCCGGTCGATGGGACTGGCCGATGCGACGGCGCTCGTGGAGGTCGGACACCGCGGCGACCGCGCCCGGCAGCGCTACGAGAGCGGGCGCACCGCCGGTTCAGCATCCTGACGCCGGCCGGATGCGGGACGCCCTCACCGGCATCCGGCCGCACCCGTCCGCACAGGCACCCGTCCGAACCCGCACCCGTCCGAACCCGCACCCGTCCGCACAGGCACCCGTCCGCACCCGCACCCGTCCGCACCCGCACCCGTCCGCACAGATGGAAAACGTAG
- a CDS encoding SDR family oxidoreductase has protein sequence MRINGNTIFIPGATSGIGLALAQRLHDAGNTVIVGGRRTELLEQVAAQHPGIDTVRIDTADAQSIADAAAQVISEHPDLNVLITMAGIMNAEDWTSPAGAVASAEATVTTNVLGPIRLITAFLDQLMAQPDATIMTVSSGLAFAPLRATPSYNATKAAIHMLTESLRLQLAGTSVRMLELVPPSVQTELVAGHSDDPMAMPLDEYIDEVWGLLEAEPEQGEILVERVKFLRYGEGRGDQAQVIEALNVAEPIAVA, from the coding sequence ATGCGAATCAACGGAAACACCATCTTCATCCCCGGAGCGACCAGTGGCATCGGTCTCGCCCTCGCGCAGCGTCTGCATGATGCCGGCAACACGGTCATCGTCGGTGGACGCCGCACCGAGCTGCTTGAGCAGGTCGCGGCGCAGCATCCGGGCATCGATACCGTCAGGATCGACACGGCGGACGCGCAGTCGATCGCGGATGCCGCCGCGCAGGTCATCTCGGAGCACCCCGATCTGAACGTCCTCATCACCATGGCGGGCATCATGAATGCCGAGGACTGGACCTCGCCCGCCGGCGCGGTGGCGTCGGCCGAGGCGACCGTCACGACGAACGTGCTCGGGCCGATCCGGCTGATCACCGCGTTCCTGGACCAGCTGATGGCGCAGCCGGATGCCACGATCATGACCGTCTCGTCGGGGCTGGCGTTCGCGCCGCTGCGCGCGACGCCGAGCTACAACGCGACCAAGGCCGCGATCCACATGCTGACCGAATCGCTGCGCCTGCAGCTGGCCGGCACGAGCGTGCGGATGCTGGAACTGGTGCCGCCGTCGGTGCAGACCGAGCTGGTCGCCGGACACAGCGACGACCCGATGGCGATGCCGCTCGACGAGTACATCGACGAGGTCTGGGGCCTTCTCGAGGCAGAGCCCGAGCAGGGTGAGATCCTCGTGGAGCGGGTGAAGTTCCTGCGTTACGGGGAGGGCCGCGGAGACCAGGCGCAGGTCATCGAGGCACTGAACGTGGCCGAACCGATCGCCGTGGCCTGA
- a CDS encoding MerR family transcriptional regulator, translated as MKISELSARTGTPVPTIKYYLRERLLPEGARTAPTQASYGEAHVQRLGVIRALVAAGVSIAEVRRVLETLDHPPTSGHQLLGSAHAAITPPADDSLDLTAAEELVAGLGWKRGMCDDAVLHGVARALDGLRSAGFDVPREVMPAYLKGMREIADAEIAGVPTTSPEDAVRYVVLGSVLPESLLLALRRVAQQVASSERFGAVEL; from the coding sequence ATGAAGATCTCAGAGCTTTCGGCACGAACGGGCACTCCGGTCCCGACGATCAAGTACTACCTGCGGGAGCGGCTGCTTCCGGAGGGTGCGCGCACTGCGCCGACGCAGGCCTCCTACGGCGAGGCGCACGTGCAGCGACTCGGCGTCATCCGGGCGCTCGTCGCGGCGGGTGTGAGCATCGCCGAAGTCCGTCGGGTGCTGGAGACGCTCGATCACCCACCGACGAGTGGACACCAGCTGCTCGGTTCGGCGCACGCGGCCATCACCCCGCCCGCCGATGACTCGCTCGACCTGACCGCCGCCGAGGAACTGGTCGCGGGTCTCGGGTGGAAGCGCGGCATGTGCGACGACGCGGTGCTGCACGGCGTCGCCCGGGCACTCGACGGTCTGCGTTCCGCGGGCTTCGACGTGCCGCGCGAGGTCATGCCGGCGTACCTGAAGGGGATGCGGGAGATCGCGGATGCCGAGATCGCCGGTGTCCCCACCACGTCGCCTGAGGATGCCGTGCGGTACGTCGTTCTGGGCTCGGTTCTCCCCGAGTCGCTTCTGCTGGCGCTGCGGCGGGTGGCGCAGCAGGTCGCTTCATCGGAGAGGTTCGGCGCGGTCGAGCTGTGA
- the purL gene encoding phosphoribosylformylglycinamidine synthase subunit PurL — MTANTPTTHVPDSVENALATPEKQQPYAALGLKPEEYEQIKTILGRRPTSGELAMYSVMWSEHCSYKSSKNYLKRFGQKVSEEMKKRLMVGMGQNAGVVDVGEGWAVTFKAESHNHPSFIEPFQGAATGIGGIVRDIISMGARPVAVMDALRFGAIDHPDTPRVVHGVTAGISFYGNCLGLPNIGGETVFDSVYQANPLVNALAVGVLRHEDLKLANAEGVGNKVVLFGARTGGDGIGGASILASDTFADGGPTKRPAVQVGDPFAEKVLIECCLELYRDELVEAIQDLGAAGISCATSELAANGNSGMKVSLDNVLLRDPTLTAEEILMSESQERMMAIVAPEKLEAFLAVVNKWEVETSVLGEVTGDGRLVIDWQGERIVDVDPSTVAVDGPVYDRPVAYPTWIDALQADAAELLPRSNEPAVLREQFLALLGSPNLADTSWITNQYDYYVGGNTALAFPDDAGMIRVDEESGLGFAIATDANGRYSQLDPYAGAQLALAEAYRNVAVTGAEPTAITDCLNFGSPENPEVMWQFGQTVDGLADGCFELGTPVTGGNVSFYNQTGDVPIHPTPLVGVMGIIDDVSRRIPSGWQDEGQNIYLLGTTATELSGSAWADVVHDHLGGLPPTVDLAGEKRLAGLISAARDEWLISSAHDLSEGGLGQALAEGVMRFGLGARVWLTELMERDGVDAASALFSESTGRVIVTVPREDDVKFRGLCEGRDYPVLRIGVTDSEPALEVQDVFTLTVDELRSTSRATLPGVFGPTVTEPTAASA; from the coding sequence GTGACCGCCAACACCCCCACCACCCACGTTCCCGACTCTGTCGAGAACGCCCTCGCGACTCCGGAGAAGCAGCAGCCGTACGCGGCGCTCGGCCTCAAGCCGGAGGAGTACGAGCAGATCAAGACCATCCTCGGCCGCCGCCCCACCTCTGGCGAGCTGGCGATGTACTCGGTGATGTGGTCTGAGCACTGCTCCTACAAGAGCTCGAAGAACTATCTCAAGAGGTTCGGCCAGAAGGTCTCGGAAGAGATGAAGAAGCGCCTCATGGTCGGCATGGGCCAGAACGCCGGTGTCGTCGACGTCGGCGAGGGCTGGGCGGTCACCTTCAAGGCCGAGTCGCACAACCACCCGAGCTTCATCGAGCCGTTCCAGGGCGCGGCGACCGGCATAGGCGGCATCGTCCGCGACATCATCTCCATGGGCGCACGCCCCGTCGCCGTGATGGACGCACTGCGCTTCGGCGCCATCGACCACCCCGACACTCCGCGCGTGGTGCACGGCGTCACCGCCGGCATCAGCTTCTACGGCAACTGCCTGGGCCTGCCGAACATCGGCGGCGAGACCGTCTTCGACTCGGTCTACCAGGCCAACCCGCTCGTCAACGCGCTCGCGGTCGGCGTCCTCCGCCACGAGGACCTCAAGCTCGCGAACGCCGAGGGCGTCGGCAACAAGGTCGTCCTCTTCGGCGCTCGCACGGGCGGCGACGGCATCGGCGGCGCCAGCATCCTGGCATCCGACACCTTCGCCGACGGCGGACCCACCAAGCGTCCCGCCGTGCAGGTCGGCGACCCGTTCGCCGAGAAGGTGCTCATCGAGTGCTGCCTGGAGCTGTACCGCGACGAGCTGGTCGAGGCCATCCAGGACCTCGGCGCCGCCGGCATCTCCTGCGCGACGTCCGAGCTGGCCGCCAACGGCAACTCCGGCATGAAGGTCTCGCTCGACAACGTGCTGCTGCGCGACCCCACGCTCACGGCCGAAGAGATCCTGATGAGCGAGTCGCAGGAGCGCATGATGGCGATCGTCGCGCCCGAGAAGCTCGAGGCCTTCCTCGCCGTCGTGAACAAGTGGGAGGTCGAGACCAGCGTGCTCGGCGAGGTCACCGGCGACGGCCGCCTCGTCATCGACTGGCAGGGCGAGCGCATCGTCGACGTCGACCCGTCCACCGTCGCGGTCGACGGCCCGGTCTACGACCGTCCGGTCGCGTACCCGACGTGGATCGACGCGCTGCAGGCGGATGCCGCGGAGCTGCTGCCCCGTTCGAACGAGCCCGCCGTGCTGCGCGAGCAGTTCCTGGCCCTGCTGGGTTCGCCGAACCTGGCCGACACCAGCTGGATCACCAACCAGTACGACTACTACGTGGGCGGCAACACGGCCCTGGCCTTCCCCGACGACGCCGGCATGATCCGCGTCGACGAGGAGTCGGGCCTGGGCTTCGCGATCGCCACCGACGCCAACGGCCGCTACAGCCAGCTCGACCCGTACGCGGGCGCGCAGCTGGCCCTCGCCGAGGCGTACCGCAACGTCGCCGTCACCGGCGCCGAGCCCACCGCGATCACGGACTGCCTGAACTTCGGCTCCCCCGAGAACCCCGAGGTCATGTGGCAGTTCGGGCAGACCGTCGACGGTCTGGCCGACGGATGCTTCGAGCTTGGCACCCCGGTCACCGGCGGCAACGTGTCCTTCTACAACCAGACCGGCGACGTGCCGATCCACCCCACCCCGCTGGTGGGCGTGATGGGCATCATCGACGACGTCTCGCGCCGCATCCCGTCGGGCTGGCAGGACGAGGGGCAGAACATCTACCTGCTCGGCACCACCGCGACCGAGCTGTCGGGTTCGGCGTGGGCCGACGTCGTGCACGACCACCTGGGCGGGCTGCCGCCGACCGTGGACCTCGCCGGCGAGAAGCGTCTGGCCGGGCTCATCTCCGCCGCGCGCGACGAGTGGCTGATCTCCTCCGCGCATGATCTCTCCGAAGGCGGGCTGGGCCAGGCCCTCGCCGAGGGCGTCATGCGCTTCGGTCTCGGCGCTCGCGTGTGGCTGACCGAGCTCATGGAGCGCGACGGGGTGGATGCCGCATCCGCTCTGTTCTCCGAATCGACCGGCCGCGTGATCGTCACCGTGCCGCGTGAGGACGACGTGAAGTTCCGGGGCCTCTGCGAGGGACGCGACTATCCGGTGCTGCGCATCGGCGTCACCGACTCCGAGCCGGCTCTCGAGGTGCAGGACGTGTTCACCCTGACGGTGGACGAGCTGCGCTCCACCTCCCGCGCGACCCTGCCGGGCGTCTTCGGGCCGACGGTCACCGAGCCCACCGCGGCGTCGGCGTGA
- a CDS encoding AraC family transcriptional regulator encodes MSTSSDTFAAFVDHLASAMHDDEAGKLTGDELASRIGFSRFHFDRMIRSVATEPPAAFRRRILLERAAFRMLTTDAALLDIAVDAGYGSHEAFTRAFTRAFGTGPAVWRQHPGQIRIPAASDVHFHPPGSIRLPSRGAVSDMDLITRMVEHHIWLTGEMIRVAGPLDAEQLEQPIGGVPDEADQTIRSLLARLTGQMAMWNAVMAGRSYDLSIEADQSLSELRTILDTEGSAFLAHVREVIAEDRLDETFVDAMTEPAQMISYGGNIAHVLTFAAHRRTLVCLALASHGHDELGWGDPRFWVVSA; translated from the coding sequence ATGAGCACATCATCCGACACGTTCGCCGCATTCGTCGATCACCTGGCCTCGGCCATGCACGACGACGAGGCCGGCAAGCTGACCGGCGATGAGCTCGCATCCAGGATCGGCTTCTCGCGATTCCACTTCGACCGGATGATCCGTTCGGTCGCCACGGAGCCGCCGGCCGCGTTCCGCAGGAGGATCCTGCTCGAGCGCGCCGCGTTCCGGATGCTGACCACCGACGCCGCCCTGCTGGACATCGCGGTGGATGCCGGATACGGCTCGCACGAGGCGTTCACCCGCGCGTTCACGCGTGCCTTCGGCACGGGCCCGGCCGTCTGGCGGCAGCATCCGGGGCAGATCCGCATCCCGGCGGCGAGTGATGTGCATTTCCACCCACCGGGGAGCATCCGGCTCCCCTCGAGAGGAGCAGTGAGTGACATGGACCTGATCACACGGATGGTGGAGCATCACATCTGGCTGACCGGCGAGATGATCCGGGTGGCCGGACCGCTCGACGCCGAGCAGCTCGAACAGCCGATCGGAGGCGTGCCCGATGAGGCCGACCAGACGATCAGATCGCTGCTGGCCCGGTTGACCGGTCAGATGGCGATGTGGAATGCGGTGATGGCCGGCCGCAGCTACGACCTGTCCATCGAGGCCGATCAGTCGCTGAGCGAGCTGCGGACCATCCTCGACACCGAGGGCTCCGCGTTCCTCGCGCACGTGCGGGAGGTGATCGCCGAGGACCGGCTGGACGAGACGTTCGTGGATGCCATGACCGAGCCCGCGCAGATGATCTCGTACGGCGGGAACATCGCCCACGTCCTGACCTTCGCGGCGCACCGTCGCACGCTCGTGTGTCTCGCGCTGGCATCCCACGGCCACGACGAACTGGGTTGGGGCGACCCGCGGTTCTGGGTCGTCAGCGCCTGA
- a CDS encoding histidine phosphatase family protein, with protein MTGESLPRRLALVRRGETEPMPDGRDRLSAAGRRQVLTVAGRLAYSRWSWIAAAPSEAEVETARTIGIEFPDAPLRECAELGEYSDRAFETLTWLLRAEQGDGILVADERVLGDLIGRLCGIREPGLADGAMVVLRRTGFGWEISRGCSSGLLVVA; from the coding sequence ATGACCGGGGAATCGCTGCCGCGCCGGCTCGCACTCGTCAGGCGCGGCGAGACCGAGCCGATGCCGGACGGAAGAGACCGGCTGAGCGCCGCAGGGCGCCGACAGGTGCTGACCGTGGCGGGCCGGCTCGCGTACAGCCGGTGGTCATGGATCGCCGCGGCGCCGTCCGAGGCGGAGGTCGAGACGGCCAGGACGATCGGAATCGAGTTCCCGGATGCTCCGCTGCGAGAGTGCGCGGAACTCGGCGAGTACAGCGATCGCGCGTTCGAGACCCTGACGTGGCTGCTGCGCGCGGAGCAGGGCGATGGCATCCTCGTCGCCGACGAGCGGGTGCTGGGCGATCTGATCGGCCGGCTCTGCGGCATCCGGGAGCCTGGTCTCGCCGACGGCGCGATGGTGGTGCTGCGCCGGACCGGGTTCGGATGGGAGATCTCCCGCGGGTGCAGCTCCGGCCTGCTGGTGGTCGCATGA
- a CDS encoding SDR family NAD(P)-dependent oxidoreductase has protein sequence MALTAHSTIGEWLNDPTGGELVKGLLAQSGANPDSLAPVLGLPLQQLVTLSQGAMPQSVVDDLVRAANGGEIPEEAATTGWVENITAGRFAGRTVIVTGAASGIGKATASRIAREGGRVIAADISADKLDALKAELPGIVTVAGDLTTQDAIDAVIDAAGDRIDALANVAGINDDFSPAGETTDAVWDRVIAINLTAPFKLMRAVLPIMEAAGRGAVLNVASEAGLRGNASGNAYTASKHGIIGVTKSAAFMYGPKGIRVNSVAPGGVATGIPMPPNMSEVGSARLAPFQQAIPSLATAEHLAASITFLLSDDAVNINGAILASDGGWSVQ, from the coding sequence ATGGCACTGACCGCACACTCCACCATCGGCGAGTGGCTGAACGACCCGACCGGCGGCGAGCTCGTCAAGGGCCTGCTGGCGCAGTCCGGAGCGAACCCCGACTCCCTCGCTCCCGTGCTCGGCCTCCCGCTGCAGCAGCTCGTCACCCTCAGCCAGGGTGCGATGCCGCAGAGCGTCGTCGACGATCTCGTGCGCGCAGCCAACGGCGGAGAGATCCCCGAAGAGGCCGCGACCACCGGCTGGGTCGAGAACATCACCGCAGGTCGCTTCGCCGGCAGGACCGTGATCGTCACGGGAGCCGCCTCCGGCATCGGCAAGGCCACCGCATCCCGCATCGCCCGCGAGGGTGGCCGGGTGATCGCCGCCGACATCTCCGCCGACAAGCTCGACGCACTGAAGGCCGAACTCCCCGGCATCGTCACCGTCGCCGGCGACCTCACGACGCAGGACGCCATCGACGCCGTCATCGACGCCGCGGGCGACCGCATCGACGCCCTCGCCAACGTGGCCGGCATCAACGACGACTTCTCCCCCGCAGGCGAGACGACGGATGCCGTGTGGGACCGCGTCATCGCGATCAACCTCACCGCGCCTTTCAAGCTCATGCGCGCCGTGCTGCCGATCATGGAGGCCGCCGGCCGCGGCGCCGTGCTCAACGTCGCCAGCGAGGCGGGCCTGCGCGGCAACGCGTCCGGCAACGCCTACACGGCCAGCAAGCACGGGATCATCGGGGTCACCAAGTCCGCCGCATTCATGTACGGGCCGAAGGGCATCCGCGTGAACTCCGTCGCCCCGGGCGGCGTCGCCACCGGCATCCCGATGCCCCCGAACATGTCCGAAGTCGGCTCCGCCCGCCTCGCTCCCTTCCAGCAGGCCATCCCGTCGCTGGCGACAGCCGAGCACCTGGCCGCCTCGATCACATTCCTGCTCAGTGACGACGCCGTGAACATCAACGGCGCGATCCTGGCATCCGACGGCGGGTGGTCGGTGCAGTAG
- a CDS encoding glycerophosphodiester phosphodiesterase family protein, with amino-acid sequence MTPASRRFIAHRGVHLGGTIAGENSLEAVRLARRAGFACIETDTRLSADGELVVMHDETLNRTATDAAGRELSDPVPVHEVSLARLRADYRLKARDAQNRTRIPTLEEYLTECAAAGLLPFIEIKLIDQAPSFYRRVLDVADSTLGRGGYVMTSNGNANRRIRGMGVHDVPLMDIRHQASTFEDVAALGEVTVAISATRYEREEHAVHVAQARGRGLATESHADDHGVFSVADDHGVDLISTDVLAPDLRDDAHVIAHALAPGAFEHSGRVVGDELVLAPGETVVLPASWPQPRFGGLFLALEFAGAAEVRLGPQRFSLESERLRRTRHQVLLDAATAAFVLTALGPCRLRGLEVTVAEY; translated from the coding sequence ATGACCCCGGCATCGCGACGTTTCATCGCGCATCGCGGTGTGCACCTGGGCGGCACGATCGCGGGCGAGAATTCGCTGGAGGCGGTGCGGCTCGCCCGCCGTGCGGGCTTCGCCTGCATCGAGACCGACACGCGGCTGAGCGCGGACGGCGAGCTCGTCGTCATGCACGACGAGACCCTCAACCGAACGGCGACGGATGCCGCGGGTCGCGAGCTCAGCGACCCTGTGCCCGTCCACGAGGTGTCGCTCGCGCGCCTGCGCGCCGACTACCGGTTGAAGGCGCGCGACGCGCAGAACCGCACCCGCATCCCCACCCTCGAGGAGTACCTGACCGAATGCGCCGCGGCCGGCCTGCTGCCGTTCATCGAGATCAAGCTCATCGATCAGGCGCCGTCCTTCTATCGACGCGTCCTCGATGTCGCGGACTCGACCCTCGGGCGCGGCGGTTATGTCATGACGTCGAACGGCAACGCCAATCGCCGCATCCGCGGGATGGGTGTTCACGACGTGCCGCTCATGGACATCCGGCATCAGGCGTCGACCTTCGAGGACGTCGCGGCGCTCGGCGAGGTCACGGTCGCGATCAGCGCCACCCGGTACGAACGCGAGGAGCACGCCGTTCACGTCGCGCAGGCACGGGGCCGCGGCCTCGCGACCGAGTCGCACGCCGATGACCACGGCGTCTTCAGCGTCGCGGACGATCACGGTGTCGATCTCATCTCCACCGATGTGCTCGCACCGGATCTGCGCGATGACGCGCACGTCATCGCGCACGCGCTGGCGCCAGGTGCGTTCGAGCACAGCGGTCGGGTCGTCGGCGATGAGCTGGTCCTTGCCCCTGGGGAGACCGTCGTCCTGCCCGCATCGTGGCCGCAGCCGCGCTTCGGCGGCCTGTTCCTGGCCCTCGAGTTCGCGGGAGCGGCCGAGGTGCGGCTCGGGCCGCAGCGCTTCTCTCTCGAGAGCGAGCGGCTCCGCCGCACTCGGCACCAGGTGCTTCTCGACGCGGCAACGGCGGCCTTCGTCCTCACCGCCCTGGGTCCTTGCCGTCTTCGAGGACTCGAGGTCACGGTGGCGGAGTACTGA